One genomic region from Bactrocera tryoni isolate S06 chromosome 3, CSIRO_BtryS06_freeze2, whole genome shotgun sequence encodes:
- the LOC120771606 gene encoding aquaporin AQPAe.a isoform X1: MPAKFEYSLGIDELKSKTHRLWQALIAEFLGNFLLNFFACGACTQPEDGTFKAFAFGLAVFIAITVIGNISGGHVNPAVTVGLLVAGRVSVLRAVLYIIFQCLGSIAGTAAIRTLIDEVYYNGLGHTHLSPNITELQGLGIEFFLGLVLVLTVFGACDAHKPDSRYTAPLAIGLSVTLGHLGTIRYTGASMNPARTLGTAFAVDNWDAHWVYWVGPILGGIAAALIYTQVLEKPLLQTSVKVIEVSEKYRTHADEREVSVVKTWKDSDFY; encoded by the exons ATGCCAGCTAAATTTGAATACTCACTGGGCATAGATGAGCTGAAGTCAAAGACGCATCGCCTTTGGCAGGCGCTCATAGCGGAATTTTTAG GCAATTTCCTCTTGAACTTCTTTGCATGCGGGGCGTGTACCCAACCCGAGGATGGCACGTTTAAGGCGTTCGCTTTTGGCTTGGCGGTTTTCATAGCGATTACG gtTATTGGCAATATCAGCGGTGGTCACGTAAATCCTGCCGTCACAGTTGGTTTGCTAGTAGCGGGACGTGTAAGCGTTTTGCGTGCCGTGCTCTACATCATATTCCAATGTTTGGGCTCCATCGCCGGCACGGCAGCCATTCGT ACCCTCATCGATGAGGTGTACTACAATGGCTTGGGTCACACACATCTATCCCCAAATATTACCGAGCTACAGGGTCTCGGTATTGAATTCTTTTTGGGTCTAGTGTTGGTGCTAACCGTATTTGGCGCTTGTGATGCGCATAAGCCAG ACTCCCGCTACACCGCCCCACTCGCTATCGGTCTCTCCGTGACACTCGGTCACTTGGGCACCATTCGTTATACCGGTGCCAGCATGAATCCGGCACGTACTTTGGGCACTGCCTTCGCTGTCGACAATTGGGACGCACACTGGGTGTACTGGGTTGGCCCCATACTGGGCGGCATCGCGGCTGCGCTCATCTACACACAAGTGCTGGAGAAGCCACTGCTGCAGACCAGCGTTAAAGTGATTGAGGTGTCCGAGAAATATCGGACACACGCTGATGAGCGTGAGGTGAGCGTTGTTAAAACCTGGAAAGACTCAGATTTCtactaa
- the LOC120771606 gene encoding aquaporin AQPAe.a isoform X3 produces the protein MPAKFEYSLGIDELKSKTHRLWQALIAEFLGNFLLNFFACGACTQPEDGTFKAFAFGLAVFIAITVIGNISGGHVNPAVTVGLLVAGRVSVLRAVLYIIFQCLGSIAGTAAIRTLIDEVYYNGLGHTHLSPNITELQGLGIEFFLGLVLVLTVFGACDAHKPDSRYTAPLAIGLSVTLGHLGTIRYTGASMNPARTLGTAFAVDNWDAHWVYWVGPILGGIAAALIYTQVLEKPLLQTSVKVIEVSEKYRTHADEREIFVY, from the exons ATGCCAGCTAAATTTGAATACTCACTGGGCATAGATGAGCTGAAGTCAAAGACGCATCGCCTTTGGCAGGCGCTCATAGCGGAATTTTTAG GCAATTTCCTCTTGAACTTCTTTGCATGCGGGGCGTGTACCCAACCCGAGGATGGCACGTTTAAGGCGTTCGCTTTTGGCTTGGCGGTTTTCATAGCGATTACG gtTATTGGCAATATCAGCGGTGGTCACGTAAATCCTGCCGTCACAGTTGGTTTGCTAGTAGCGGGACGTGTAAGCGTTTTGCGTGCCGTGCTCTACATCATATTCCAATGTTTGGGCTCCATCGCCGGCACGGCAGCCATTCGT ACCCTCATCGATGAGGTGTACTACAATGGCTTGGGTCACACACATCTATCCCCAAATATTACCGAGCTACAGGGTCTCGGTATTGAATTCTTTTTGGGTCTAGTGTTGGTGCTAACCGTATTTGGCGCTTGTGATGCGCATAAGCCAG ACTCCCGCTACACCGCCCCACTCGCTATCGGTCTCTCCGTGACACTCGGTCACTTGGGCACCATTCGTTATACCGGTGCCAGCATGAATCCGGCACGTACTTTGGGCACTGCCTTCGCTGTCGACAATTGGGACGCACACTGGGTGTACTGGGTTGGCCCCATACTGGGCGGCATCGCGGCTGCGCTCATCTACACACAAGTGCTGGAGAAGCCACTGCTGCAGACCAGCGTTAAAGTGATTGAGGTGTCCGAGAAATATCGGACACACGCTGATGAGCGTGAG
- the LOC120771606 gene encoding aquaporin AQPAe.a isoform X2, with product MPAKFEYSLGIDELKSKTHRLWQALIAEFLGNFLLNFFACGACTQPEDGTFKAFAFGLAVFIAITVIGNISGGHVNPAVTVGLLVAGRVSVLRAVLYIIFQCLGSIAGTAAIRTLIDEVYYNGLGHTHLSPNITELQGLGIEFFLGLVLVLTVFGACDAHKPDSRYTAPLAIGLSVTLGHLGTIRYTGASMNPARTLGTAFAVDNWDAHWVYWVGPILGGIAAALIYTQVLEKPLLQTSVKVIEVSEKYRTHADEREMRKLDSARDYA from the exons ATGCCAGCTAAATTTGAATACTCACTGGGCATAGATGAGCTGAAGTCAAAGACGCATCGCCTTTGGCAGGCGCTCATAGCGGAATTTTTAG GCAATTTCCTCTTGAACTTCTTTGCATGCGGGGCGTGTACCCAACCCGAGGATGGCACGTTTAAGGCGTTCGCTTTTGGCTTGGCGGTTTTCATAGCGATTACG gtTATTGGCAATATCAGCGGTGGTCACGTAAATCCTGCCGTCACAGTTGGTTTGCTAGTAGCGGGACGTGTAAGCGTTTTGCGTGCCGTGCTCTACATCATATTCCAATGTTTGGGCTCCATCGCCGGCACGGCAGCCATTCGT ACCCTCATCGATGAGGTGTACTACAATGGCTTGGGTCACACACATCTATCCCCAAATATTACCGAGCTACAGGGTCTCGGTATTGAATTCTTTTTGGGTCTAGTGTTGGTGCTAACCGTATTTGGCGCTTGTGATGCGCATAAGCCAG ACTCCCGCTACACCGCCCCACTCGCTATCGGTCTCTCCGTGACACTCGGTCACTTGGGCACCATTCGTTATACCGGTGCCAGCATGAATCCGGCACGTACTTTGGGCACTGCCTTCGCTGTCGACAATTGGGACGCACACTGGGTGTACTGGGTTGGCCCCATACTGGGCGGCATCGCGGCTGCGCTCATCTACACACAAGTGCTGGAGAAGCCACTGCTGCAGACCAGCGTTAAAGTGATTGAGGTGTCCGAGAAATATCGGACACACGCTGATGAGCGTGAG